One window of the Equus asinus isolate D_3611 breed Donkey chromosome 28, EquAss-T2T_v2, whole genome shotgun sequence genome contains the following:
- the LOC139042331 gene encoding transmembrane protein 254-like isoform X1, whose protein sequence is MGAGTASHPMTQRLALSRWWWRSQRAAELLRPISWVVFWPQSIPYQNLGPLGPFTQYLVDHHHALLRNGYWLAWLIHVGESLCAVVLCKSKGITDGRAQLLWFLQTFLFGIASLSILIAYRPKHQKQT, encoded by the exons ATGGGGGCGGGGACGGCTTCCCACCCCATGACTCAGCGTCTAGCTCTTTCAAGATGGTGGTGGCGAAGtcagagggcagcagagctgcTACGGCCTATTTCC TGGGTTGTCTTCTGGCCTCAGAGTATTCCTTATCAGAACCTAGGGCCCCTGGGCCCCTTCACTCAGTACTTGGTGGACCATCATCACGCCCTCCTGCGTAATGG GTATTGGCTTGCCTGGCTGATTCACGTGGGAGAGTCCTTGTGTGCCGTGGTATTATGCAA gtctAAAGGCATCACAGATGGTCGAGCTCAACTACTCTGGTTCTTACAGACGTTCCTCTTTGGGATAGCATCTCTCTCCATCTTGATTGCTTACAGaccaaaacaccaaaaacaaacttaa
- the LOC139042331 gene encoding transmembrane protein 254-like isoform X2: MGKAAGDEAYFQRSSLFWLTVITFSFGYYTWVVFWPQSIPYQNLGPLGPFTQYLVDHHHALLRNGYWLAWLIHVGESLCAVVLCKSKGITDGRAQLLWFLQTFLFGIASLSILIAYRPKHQKQT, encoded by the exons ATGGGGAAGGCCGCCGGCGACGAGGCGTACTTCCAGAGGAGCAGTCTGTTCTGGCTCACCGTCATCACCTTCTCCTTTGGCTATTACACC TGGGTTGTCTTCTGGCCTCAGAGTATTCCTTATCAGAACCTAGGGCCCCTGGGCCCCTTCACTCAGTACTTGGTGGACCATCATCACGCCCTCCTGCGTAATGG GTATTGGCTTGCCTGGCTGATTCACGTGGGAGAGTCCTTGTGTGCCGTGGTATTATGCAA gtctAAAGGCATCACAGATGGTCGAGCTCAACTACTCTGGTTCTTACAGACGTTCCTCTTTGGGATAGCATCTCTCTCCATCTTGATTGCTTACAGaccaaaacaccaaaaacaaacttaa